Proteins from one Planctomyces sp. SH-PL62 genomic window:
- a CDS encoding DUF1559 domain-containing protein, whose translation MPRPDRKDRGFTLIELLVVIAIIAVLIALLLPAVQAAREAARRAQCVNNLKQIGLAMHNYHSSQNTFPMGVSASYNSINGGCVAWSGWSAHSLLLTTMEQSAIYNAANFQFDPLQGIGWDVNATSWQTKVSSFLCPSDGNAGKVGYNSYYASRGTTFDADYKVNQGAPPNCGGNVRSTGLFSYQQTYGLNDITDGSSNTVAFSEGLVGSGDSRVRPYVTGVNVESLSSWGTDVRSSDAGSALILGEQAPGAAISQVLQTCSTAFQNATAGGGLHSNRGGHWAWGAEGFTLFNTVVPPGSSQYTWGSCRFGCGGCGVGSADHAHLTNANSNHSGGVNVLFGDGSTRFVKSSIAMNIWWAVGTKAGGEIVSSDAY comes from the coding sequence ATGCCGCGTCCAGACAGGAAGGATCGGGGCTTCACCCTGATCGAACTCTTGGTGGTCATCGCCATCATCGCCGTGCTCATCGCGCTCCTGCTGCCGGCCGTGCAGGCCGCCCGCGAGGCCGCCCGCCGTGCCCAGTGCGTCAACAACCTGAAGCAGATCGGGCTGGCGATGCACAACTACCACTCGTCGCAGAACACGTTCCCGATGGGCGTCTCGGCGTCGTACAACTCGATCAACGGCGGCTGCGTGGCCTGGTCGGGCTGGAGCGCCCATTCGCTGCTGCTGACCACGATGGAGCAGTCGGCGATCTACAACGCCGCCAATTTCCAGTTCGACCCGCTCCAGGGCATCGGCTGGGACGTCAACGCGACCTCGTGGCAGACCAAGGTGTCCTCGTTCCTCTGCCCCTCGGACGGCAACGCGGGCAAGGTGGGCTACAACAGCTACTACGCCAGCCGGGGGACGACGTTCGACGCCGACTACAAGGTCAACCAGGGCGCCCCGCCGAACTGCGGCGGCAACGTGCGGAGCACGGGCCTCTTCTCGTACCAGCAGACCTACGGACTGAACGACATCACCGACGGCTCGTCCAACACGGTCGCCTTCAGCGAGGGCCTGGTCGGCTCGGGCGACAGCCGGGTCCGCCCCTACGTCACCGGCGTCAACGTCGAGAGCCTCAGCAGTTGGGGCACCGACGTGCGGTCTTCGGACGCCGGCAGCGCCCTGATCCTGGGCGAGCAGGCCCCCGGGGCCGCGATCTCCCAGGTCCTCCAGACTTGCTCCACGGCGTTCCAGAACGCCACGGCCGGCGGCGGGCTCCACTCCAACCGCGGCGGCCACTGGGCCTGGGGCGCCGAGGGCTTCACGCTCTTCAACACCGTCGTGCCCCCGGGCTCTTCCCAGTACACCTGGGGCTCCTGCCGGTTCGGCTGCGGGGGCTGCGGCGTGGGCTCCGCGGACCACGCCCACCTGACCAACGCCAACAGCAACCACTCCGGCGGCGTGAACGTCCTCTTCGGCGACGGCTCCACCCGCTTCGTCAAGAGTTCGATCGCCATGAACATCTGGTGGGCCGTCGGCACCAAGGCAGGCGGCGAGATCGTCAGCTCCGACGCCTACTGA
- a CDS encoding DUF1559 domain-containing protein encodes MNRPSPRRPRPGFTLIELLVVIAIIAVLISLLLPAVQAAREAARRSQCVNNLKQLGIAVHNFHDVNSELPSSVRPTGLTTLPRVAALLGMLNFMEQTQVYNALNVGVTWGDPVNQTAVKTRINTLLCPSTPADPGRLDGIPEVQPYSPSWTATVAAVTDYSPIVGIDARLGGAPYNVFAAGSTPPESLIVKNKKTRLADATDGLSNTIVFVESAGRPFVYRRGGKVFGAVPDHRVNSGGWARPASDVTLNGSTADGSVFPGPVVLNAANGENVNGQPFPHPYYVTEGTGGLFSFHSGGINVLLGDGSVRFVKDSVSLPTIAALVTRGGGEIVSADQY; translated from the coding sequence ATGAACCGCCCCAGCCCCCGCCGCCCCCGCCCCGGTTTCACGCTGATCGAACTGCTGGTCGTGATCGCCATCATCGCGGTCCTGATCTCGCTCCTGCTGCCGGCCGTGCAGGCCGCCCGCGAGGCCGCCCGCCGCTCCCAGTGCGTCAACAACCTGAAGCAGCTGGGGATCGCGGTCCACAACTTCCACGACGTCAACAGCGAACTCCCCAGCAGCGTGCGGCCGACCGGCCTGACGACCCTGCCGCGAGTCGCGGCGCTCCTGGGCATGCTCAACTTCATGGAGCAGACGCAGGTCTACAACGCCCTGAACGTCGGCGTCACCTGGGGCGATCCGGTCAACCAGACGGCCGTCAAGACGCGGATCAACACCCTGCTCTGCCCCTCGACGCCCGCCGACCCGGGCCGGCTCGACGGCATCCCCGAGGTGCAGCCCTACTCGCCCAGCTGGACCGCCACCGTCGCCGCCGTCACCGACTACTCGCCGATCGTGGGCATCGACGCCCGGCTCGGCGGGGCGCCCTACAACGTGTTCGCGGCCGGCTCCACCCCGCCCGAGTCGCTGATCGTCAAGAACAAGAAGACCCGGCTGGCCGACGCCACGGACGGGCTCTCGAACACGATCGTCTTCGTCGAGTCGGCCGGTCGGCCGTTCGTCTACCGTCGCGGCGGCAAGGTCTTCGGCGCGGTCCCCGACCACCGCGTCAACTCCGGCGGCTGGGCCCGCCCGGCCAGCGACGTCACCCTCAACGGGTCGACGGCCGACGGCTCGGTCTTCCCCGGCCCGGTCGTCCTCAACGCCGCCAACGGCGAGAACGTCAACGGCCAGCCGTTCCCCCACCCCTACTACGTCACCGAGGGGACCGGCGGCCTCTTCTCGTTCCACTCGGGCGGGATCAACGTCCTGCTGGGCGACGGCTCGGTCCGGTTCGTCAAGGACTCGGTCTCGCTGCCGACCATCGCCGCCCTGGTCACCCGCGGCGGGGGTGAGATCGTCTCCGCCGACCAGTATTGA
- a CDS encoding sigma-54 interaction domain-containing protein: protein MLLLALRPSQRPTPEHEALVRALIEPLTVAVENDHRLRELVMLREAAEAENRTLRSKLGRDDLAGSIVGAETGLREVMEQIELVSTADAPVLILGETGSGKEVVARAIHTRSRRASGPFLRVNCGAIPAELVDSELFGHEKGSFTGAVGERKGWFERADGGTLFLDECGELPPAAQVRLLRILQDGWFERVGGEKPRRADVRIVAATHRDLHAMVHDGRFRQDLWYRLAVFPVYLPPLRERLADVPALAAHFAGRAARRLGMPHLSPTAEEVALLLQYPWPGNVRELAAVIERAAILGNGSGLDVARALGVPPAARPLPPSPSPATAAPATSASAPLATLDEAAARHIEQALARAGGRIEGPQGAAAILGLNPHTLRSRMRKLGVDWGRFRVPRGDGA from the coding sequence GTGCTGCTGCTGGCCCTGCGCCCGTCCCAACGGCCGACCCCCGAGCATGAGGCGCTGGTGCGGGCCCTGATCGAGCCCTTGACGGTGGCCGTGGAGAACGACCACCGGCTTCGCGAGCTGGTCATGCTGCGCGAGGCGGCCGAGGCCGAGAACCGCACGTTGCGATCGAAGCTCGGCCGCGACGACCTCGCCGGCTCGATCGTCGGCGCGGAGACCGGCCTGCGCGAGGTCATGGAGCAGATCGAGCTGGTCTCGACGGCCGACGCCCCGGTCCTGATCCTCGGCGAGACCGGCTCGGGCAAGGAGGTCGTCGCGAGGGCGATCCACACCCGATCCCGGCGGGCGTCCGGGCCGTTCCTCCGCGTGAACTGCGGCGCGATCCCGGCGGAGCTGGTCGATTCCGAGCTGTTCGGCCATGAGAAGGGGTCGTTCACCGGGGCCGTGGGCGAGCGCAAGGGCTGGTTCGAGCGGGCCGACGGCGGGACGCTGTTCCTGGACGAGTGCGGCGAACTCCCCCCGGCCGCCCAGGTCCGGCTGCTGCGAATCCTCCAGGACGGCTGGTTCGAGCGGGTCGGGGGCGAGAAGCCCCGGCGGGCGGACGTGCGGATCGTCGCCGCGACCCACCGCGACCTCCACGCGATGGTCCACGACGGCCGGTTCCGCCAGGACCTCTGGTATCGCCTGGCCGTCTTCCCGGTCTACCTCCCGCCGCTTCGCGAGCGGCTGGCCGACGTCCCCGCGCTGGCCGCCCACTTCGCCGGCCGCGCCGCCCGGCGACTGGGAATGCCGCACCTCTCGCCGACCGCCGAGGAGGTCGCCTTGCTCCTCCAGTACCCCTGGCCGGGCAACGTCCGCGAGCTGGCGGCCGTGATCGAGCGGGCCGCGATCCTCGGCAACGGGTCCGGCCTGGACGTGGCCCGGGCCCTGGGCGTCCCCCCGGCCGCGCGCCCGCTGCCGCCTTCCCCGTCGCCGGCCACGGCCGCCCCCGCGACTTCGGCCTCGGCGCCACTGGCGACGCTCGACGAGGCCGCCGCCCGCCACATCGAGCAAGCCCTGGCCCGCGCCGGAGGACGCATCGAGGGCCCCCAGGGCGCCGCCGCGATCCTCGGCCTGAACCCCCACACCCTCCGCTCCCGGATGCGCAAGCTCGGCGTCGACTGGGGCCGTTTCCGGGTGCCTCGCGGGGACGGAGCCTGA
- a CDS encoding sulfate ABC transporter substrate-binding protein: protein MEFRPPHAARTVPISISLSLAMMLATTTIGCGGKPVSNADSLKIGAYSVVREVFHDGLIPAFAKKWKAETGRDATFEESYNASGAQARSIGSGFDADVAALSHVGDMDLLVKAGKVAPDWKDGPYKGILTHSLVVIGHRAGNPKSIHDFADLAKPGVGVLYPDPKTSGGARWNINAIYGSALREARAKDAANPDLAAVRDRLRKVQSNVVNMDQSGRQSMASFSRTGTGDAVVTYENELLLRAKEGDAIPYVVPPATLLIESPIALVGPSIAKHGNEELAKAFLAFLTSAEGQRIFAEYGFRPVNPEAEDAVAGRPEPTEVFTTDDLGGWAALEEELYSSGGLWSTIAAEAVQNRGK, encoded by the coding sequence ATGGAGTTCCGTCCCCCTCACGCCGCCCGGACCGTCCCGATCTCGATCTCGCTGTCGCTCGCGATGATGCTGGCGACGACGACGATCGGCTGCGGCGGCAAGCCCGTCTCGAACGCCGATTCGCTGAAGATCGGCGCGTACTCGGTGGTCCGCGAGGTCTTCCACGACGGCCTCATCCCCGCGTTCGCGAAGAAGTGGAAGGCCGAGACCGGCCGGGACGCCACGTTCGAGGAGTCTTACAACGCTTCCGGGGCCCAGGCCCGCTCGATCGGATCGGGCTTCGACGCCGACGTCGCGGCCCTCTCCCACGTGGGCGACATGGACCTGCTGGTCAAGGCCGGCAAGGTCGCCCCCGACTGGAAGGACGGGCCCTACAAGGGGATCCTGACCCACAGCCTCGTCGTCATCGGCCATCGCGCCGGGAACCCCAAGTCGATCCACGACTTCGCCGACCTGGCGAAGCCCGGCGTCGGCGTCCTCTACCCCGACCCCAAGACGTCCGGCGGCGCCCGCTGGAACATCAACGCCATCTACGGCTCGGCGCTGCGGGAGGCCCGCGCGAAGGACGCGGCGAACCCGGACCTCGCCGCCGTCCGCGACCGTCTGAGGAAGGTGCAGTCGAACGTCGTCAACATGGACCAGTCGGGCCGCCAGAGCATGGCGTCGTTCTCCAGGACGGGGACCGGCGACGCCGTGGTGACGTATGAGAACGAGTTGCTGCTCCGGGCCAAGGAAGGGGACGCGATCCCTTACGTCGTCCCCCCGGCCACGCTCCTGATCGAGAGCCCGATCGCCCTGGTCGGGCCGTCGATCGCCAAGCACGGCAACGAGGAGCTGGCGAAGGCGTTCCTGGCGTTCCTGACCTCGGCCGAAGGCCAGCGGATCTTCGCCGAGTACGGCTTCCGGCCGGTGAATCCCGAGGCCGAGGACGCGGTCGCCGGCCGCCCCGAGCCCACCGAGGTCTTCACGACCGACGACCTCGGCGGCTGGGCCGCGCTGGAGGAGGAGCTGTATTCCAGCGGCGGCCTCTGGTCGACCATCGCCGCCGAGGCCGTGCAGAACCGGGGGAAGTGA
- the cysT gene encoding sulfate ABC transporter permease subunit CysT has protein sequence MSAGISTLARRRPRLREGALLRGASLSYLGVMVVLPILAMAWQAAEPGPRAFWAAVSEPYAWHALKLTFITAFIMVFVGAVTGTATAWVLVRYEFPGKNLVNALIDLPFAVPTVVTGVMLVALYGPSSVVGAIAGKAGWKVIYDQPGIILALLFVTYPFVIRSVQPVLLGLDKAEEEAAATLGAGPWTTFLRVTLPTLWPSILTGSALSFSRALGEYGSVVMVAGNQPLLTKTAPIYVFGEIESGNRHGALAVSAVLLASSLLILVILNALQRRGGNRDAT, from the coding sequence ATGTCCGCCGGAATCTCCACCCTCGCCCGGCGCAGGCCGCGGTTGCGTGAAGGGGCCCTGCTCCGCGGGGCCAGCCTCTCCTATCTGGGCGTCATGGTCGTCCTGCCGATCCTGGCGATGGCCTGGCAGGCGGCCGAGCCCGGCCCGAGGGCCTTCTGGGCGGCCGTCTCCGAGCCCTACGCCTGGCACGCGCTGAAGCTCACCTTCATCACGGCCTTCATTATGGTCTTCGTGGGCGCGGTCACGGGGACGGCGACGGCCTGGGTCCTCGTGCGCTACGAGTTCCCGGGGAAGAATCTGGTCAACGCCCTGATCGACCTGCCGTTCGCCGTGCCGACGGTGGTCACGGGGGTCATGCTGGTGGCCCTCTACGGGCCGTCGAGCGTCGTCGGCGCGATCGCCGGAAAGGCGGGCTGGAAGGTCATCTACGACCAGCCGGGCATCATCCTGGCGCTCCTGTTCGTGACCTACCCGTTCGTGATCCGGAGCGTCCAGCCGGTGCTCCTGGGGCTGGACAAGGCGGAGGAGGAGGCCGCGGCGACCCTGGGCGCGGGCCCCTGGACGACCTTCCTGCGGGTCACCCTGCCGACCCTCTGGCCCTCGATCCTGACCGGCTCGGCCCTCTCGTTCAGCCGGGCGCTGGGGGAGTACGGCAGCGTCGTGATGGTCGCCGGCAACCAGCCGCTGCTGACCAAGACGGCGCCCATCTACGTCTTCGGCGAGATCGAAAGCGGCAACCGTCACGGCGCCCTGGCCGTCTCGGCGGTCCTCCTGGCCTCGTCGCTCTTGATCCTCGTCATCCTCAACGCGCTGCAGCGCCGGGGGGGGAACCGTGATGCGACTTGA
- a CDS encoding ComEC/Rec2 family competence protein, with translation MAPALAALVVGTVLDRRFEPFGTAGWVAGLVAFAAGSILLGFRRPAFANLALAAALAAGGGAYHHFRWFDVAADDLAAGVGRASRPAWMRGHVEEVSGLRRRDGRSPGDDSRARTRFFLRIDAIHDGSGFRPTSGRAEVFVQGDRSDLVAGQPVQVAGRLSLADGPLNPGEFDRRAFLRAQGVRLTMGVDEPSGVMDDPDGDWSWGAGWLGALRTWSRDRLVEGLDPQVAALASALVLGRRDEIDAEVDDAFATTGTTHLLAVSGLQLQVLAWALGMTLVLVGVPRGLRYALVAIAAVWYAMIVGWSPSVTRSMVMTVSFCAALGTSRQARPADALALAGTLTLLFNPAFLFDVGCQLSFLAVVALFWLSTPASRLLAAAYGRIFGPPDALDELESWSRPNVARVREFLGRQVGQLALASVVVWGVAAPLSALRFHLFSPVGVLLNVPLVPLTSAALLAGALKLTMATVGLTPAAWLLGRLVGMLLGLSEIVVKWGAAIPWGHWYTPGPTPEAVLVFYALLGVAAYLMHVGPRRGDPPRALRGARGLAWALTFAWCLPCWIFSGVGRAPATLEGEVLAVGHGLAVVLRTPEGKTFLYDCGRMDDPGVGRRIIAPALWSRGVSRIDSVFLSHADQDHFNGLPDLLDRFAVGEVVVAPDFAGPGNPAATGLLREIEARGVPLRTLAAPTTWLSGTTRFEAIHPPAGWTPEAADNARSLVIDVSHQGRRLLLTGDLERDGLAELLAKPEPRPPIDLLLAPHHGGRAANPPELYEWSRPRLVAVSQKPPAVGAADALTPLEAGDIVLLRTWKVGAILLQWSPEGIVARGFLDLERRTEGRPGWSG, from the coding sequence ATGGCGCCGGCGCTGGCGGCCCTGGTCGTCGGAACCGTCCTGGATCGCCGGTTCGAGCCGTTCGGGACGGCCGGCTGGGTCGCCGGGCTCGTCGCCTTCGCGGCGGGCTCGATCCTGCTGGGCTTCCGTCGCCCCGCGTTCGCGAACCTGGCCCTGGCGGCGGCCCTCGCCGCGGGCGGCGGCGCCTATCACCACTTCCGCTGGTTCGACGTCGCGGCCGACGACCTGGCCGCGGGCGTCGGCCGGGCGTCGCGCCCGGCCTGGATGCGCGGGCACGTCGAGGAGGTCTCCGGCCTGCGCCGTCGAGACGGCCGATCGCCGGGCGACGACTCTCGGGCGCGGACCCGCTTCTTCCTCCGGATCGACGCGATCCACGACGGCTCAGGTTTCCGGCCGACGAGCGGCCGGGCCGAGGTCTTCGTGCAGGGAGACCGCTCGGATCTCGTCGCCGGCCAGCCGGTGCAGGTCGCGGGCCGGCTCTCGCTCGCGGACGGCCCGCTCAACCCGGGGGAGTTCGACCGCCGCGCCTTCCTCCGGGCGCAGGGGGTCCGCCTGACGATGGGCGTGGACGAGCCCTCGGGCGTCATGGACGATCCCGACGGCGACTGGTCGTGGGGGGCGGGCTGGCTGGGGGCGCTGCGGACCTGGAGCCGCGACCGGCTCGTCGAGGGGCTCGACCCCCAGGTCGCGGCGCTGGCCTCGGCCCTGGTGCTGGGGCGTCGCGACGAGATCGACGCCGAGGTCGACGACGCCTTCGCGACGACCGGGACCACGCACCTGCTCGCCGTCTCCGGCCTTCAACTCCAGGTCCTGGCCTGGGCGCTCGGCATGACGCTGGTCCTCGTCGGCGTCCCCAGGGGGCTGCGATACGCCCTGGTGGCGATCGCGGCGGTCTGGTACGCGATGATCGTCGGCTGGTCGCCGTCGGTGACCCGGTCGATGGTGATGACCGTCTCGTTCTGCGCGGCGCTCGGGACGAGTCGGCAGGCGCGGCCGGCCGACGCCCTGGCCCTCGCCGGGACGTTGACGCTCCTGTTCAACCCGGCCTTCCTGTTCGACGTCGGCTGTCAGCTCTCGTTCCTCGCCGTCGTCGCCCTGTTCTGGCTGTCGACGCCCGCGTCTCGGCTCCTCGCGGCGGCCTACGGTCGGATCTTCGGGCCGCCCGACGCGCTCGACGAGCTGGAGTCCTGGAGTCGGCCGAACGTCGCGCGGGTCCGCGAATTCCTGGGCCGTCAGGTGGGGCAGCTGGCCCTGGCGTCGGTGGTCGTGTGGGGGGTCGCGGCGCCGCTGTCGGCTCTGCGATTCCACCTGTTCTCGCCGGTCGGGGTGCTCCTGAACGTGCCGCTGGTCCCGCTGACTTCGGCCGCGCTGCTGGCGGGCGCGCTGAAGCTGACGATGGCGACGGTCGGGCTGACCCCGGCGGCCTGGCTCCTCGGCCGGCTGGTCGGGATGCTGCTGGGGCTCTCCGAGATCGTCGTGAAGTGGGGGGCGGCGATCCCCTGGGGGCACTGGTACACGCCCGGCCCCACGCCCGAGGCGGTGCTGGTCTTCTACGCCCTGCTGGGCGTCGCCGCGTACCTGATGCACGTCGGCCCGCGGCGCGGCGACCCGCCGCGGGCGCTCCGTGGGGCGCGCGGGCTGGCCTGGGCGTTGACCTTCGCCTGGTGCCTGCCCTGCTGGATCTTCTCGGGCGTGGGACGAGCGCCGGCGACTTTGGAGGGAGAAGTGCTGGCCGTCGGCCACGGCCTGGCGGTCGTGCTGCGGACGCCCGAGGGGAAGACGTTCTTGTATGATTGCGGGCGGATGGACGACCCCGGCGTGGGGCGTCGGATCATCGCCCCGGCGCTCTGGTCGCGGGGCGTCTCGCGGATCGACTCGGTCTTCCTCAGCCACGCCGATCAGGACCACTTCAACGGCCTGCCCGACCTCCTCGACCGCTTCGCCGTCGGCGAGGTCGTCGTCGCCCCCGATTTCGCGGGCCCTGGCAACCCGGCCGCGACGGGCCTTTTGCGGGAGATCGAGGCTCGCGGAGTCCCCTTGCGCACCCTGGCCGCGCCGACGACGTGGCTGTCGGGAACGACCCGGTTCGAGGCGATCCATCCTCCGGCGGGCTGGACCCCCGAAGCGGCCGACAACGCGCGCAGTTTGGTGATCGACGTCTCGCACCAGGGGCGGCGGCTGCTCCTCACCGGTGATCTGGAGCGCGACGGCCTGGCGGAGTTGCTGGCGAAGCCCGAGCCCCGGCCGCCGATCGACCTGCTGCTCGCCCCGCACCACGGCGGTCGGGCGGCCAACCCGCCGGAGCTTTACGAGTGGTCCCGGCCCCGCCTCGTCGCCGTCAGCCAGAAGCCGCCGGCCGTCGGCGCGGCGGACGCGTTGACGCCCCTGGAGGCCGGGGATATCGTGCTCTTGAGGACCTGGAAGGTCGGCGCGATCCTCCTGCAATGGTCGCCCGAAGGGATCGTCGCGCGGGGGTTCCTCGACCTGGAGCGGCGAACGGAGGGGCGGCCGGGATGGAGTGGTTGA
- a CDS encoding sulfate ABC transporter permease: protein MRLDDGEAPTGPEPTPTPRLVEFPARGNEAPSSWGRRLLIGAVLLWFAALILIPGLALTRQAVAGGLKPLIAALGEPAVQRAFVMSLGIALVATVVNTVFGIAMALVLVRQRFFGRSLIDGVVDMPFAVSPIVAGLMLIVLYGPESGVGGWLESRGVQVVYALPGMILATMFVTVPFVVRELVPILRELGEEYEQAAYTLGASRWRTFRSITLPSIRWGVAYGVTLTVARCLGEFGAVLVVSGNVIGHTQTATLYIAEGIESFHPEGAYAASLVLAATSFVLLVGMDLLRARLERSREVES, encoded by the coding sequence ATGCGACTTGACGACGGCGAGGCCCCGACGGGCCCGGAACCGACCCCGACGCCCCGCCTCGTCGAATTCCCCGCGAGGGGGAACGAGGCCCCGTCGTCGTGGGGGCGTCGGCTGCTGATCGGGGCGGTGCTGCTCTGGTTCGCGGCCCTGATCCTGATCCCCGGCCTGGCCCTGACGAGGCAGGCGGTGGCGGGGGGCCTGAAACCCCTGATCGCGGCCCTGGGCGAGCCGGCGGTGCAGCGGGCGTTCGTGATGTCGCTGGGGATCGCCCTGGTCGCCACGGTGGTCAACACGGTGTTCGGGATCGCCATGGCGCTGGTCCTGGTGCGGCAGCGGTTCTTCGGGCGGTCGCTGATCGACGGCGTGGTCGACATGCCGTTCGCCGTCTCGCCGATCGTGGCCGGGTTGATGCTGATCGTCCTCTACGGCCCCGAGAGCGGCGTGGGGGGCTGGCTGGAATCGCGGGGGGTGCAGGTCGTCTACGCCCTGCCGGGGATGATCCTGGCGACGATGTTCGTGACGGTCCCCTTCGTGGTCCGCGAGCTGGTGCCGATCCTCCGCGAGCTGGGCGAGGAGTACGAGCAGGCGGCGTACACGCTGGGGGCGTCCCGCTGGCGGACCTTCCGGAGCATCACCCTGCCGTCGATCCGCTGGGGCGTGGCCTACGGCGTGACCCTGACCGTCGCCCGGTGCCTGGGCGAGTTCGGGGCCGTCCTGGTCGTCTCGGGCAACGTGATCGGCCACACCCAGACGGCCACGCTCTACATCGCCGAGGGGATCGAGAGCTTCCATCCCGAGGGGGCCTACGCCGCCAGCCTGGTCCTGGCCGCGACCTCGTTCGTCCTGCTGGTCGGGATGGACCTCCTGCGGGCCCGCCTGGAACGGTCGAGGGAGGTGGAGTCGTGA
- a CDS encoding PEP-CTERM sorting domain-containing protein — MHRKLVALAALLALASSSARADLVIDDFGSSAQSAAVTGLGSTSSTTAAAVLGGTRTLFLDVTDNPLNRSAVASVDTGTGYFFLESGAGVGANGSIVYDAGGAGLGGVDLASSGSQFTFDVVFGDASLALGIQVTDTLGGTDTFTLSTPGVGLVNFLFGNFSGVDFSSVASIAVLFSAPDGADLALNFVGVTGGNTTPPVVPEPTSAGLMGLGVVGLILAARRRAARG; from the coding sequence ATGCATCGGAAGCTCGTCGCACTCGCCGCCTTGCTCGCGCTGGCCTCGTCGTCGGCCCGCGCGGACCTCGTCATCGACGATTTCGGCTCGAGCGCGCAGTCCGCCGCGGTCACGGGGCTCGGCTCGACCTCGAGCACGACGGCCGCGGCCGTCCTGGGCGGCACCCGGACGTTGTTCCTCGACGTCACGGACAACCCGCTGAATCGTTCGGCCGTCGCCTCGGTCGACACCGGCACGGGCTACTTCTTCCTGGAGTCCGGCGCGGGCGTGGGCGCGAACGGCTCCATCGTCTACGACGCCGGCGGCGCCGGCCTCGGCGGCGTGGACCTGGCCAGCTCCGGCTCGCAGTTCACGTTCGACGTCGTCTTCGGCGACGCCAGCCTGGCGCTCGGCATCCAGGTCACCGACACCCTGGGCGGCACGGACACCTTCACCCTGAGCACCCCCGGCGTCGGCCTCGTCAACTTCCTCTTCGGCAACTTCTCGGGCGTCGACTTCTCGAGCGTCGCGTCCATCGCCGTGCTCTTCTCCGCGCCCGATGGCGCGGACCTGGCCCTCAACTTCGTCGGCGTCACCGGCGGCAACACCACCCCGCCGGTCGTCCCCGAACCGACCTCGGCGGGCCTCATGGGCCTGGGCGTGGTCGGCCTGATCCTCGCCGCTCGTCGCCGCGCGGCCCGCGGCTGA